In a single window of the Leisingera daeponensis DSM 23529 genome:
- a CDS encoding LysE family translocator, whose protein sequence is MTVTAWDLTLYAGALLILFLTPGPVWLALVARSVSGGFQAAWPLALGVACGDILWPLIAVAGMSWVVSEFTGIMTVLRWVACLMFLGMGYLLIRHAGDAVEENRALTRPGVWAGFMAGIAAILGNPKAILFYMGVLPGFFDLSGTSWPDVAAIVTLSFLIPLIGNLALAGMVHRVRRAVTSPRIRRRINLVSGGLLIAVGLVIPFT, encoded by the coding sequence ATGACCGTCACAGCTTGGGATCTGACGCTTTATGCCGGCGCGCTGCTGATCCTGTTTCTGACCCCGGGTCCGGTCTGGCTGGCGCTGGTGGCGCGCTCGGTTTCGGGCGGGTTCCAGGCGGCCTGGCCGCTGGCGCTGGGGGTGGCCTGCGGCGATATCCTGTGGCCGCTGATCGCGGTGGCAGGCATGTCCTGGGTGGTGTCGGAATTCACCGGCATCATGACCGTGCTGCGCTGGGTGGCCTGCCTGATGTTCCTTGGCATGGGCTATCTGCTGATCCGCCATGCAGGCGACGCGGTGGAAGAAAACCGGGCGCTCACCCGGCCCGGTGTCTGGGCCGGATTCATGGCGGGGATTGCCGCGATCCTGGGCAATCCCAAGGCGATCCTGTTCTACATGGGGGTGCTGCCGGGGTTCTTTGACCTGTCGGGCACCTCCTGGCCGGATGTGGCCGCGATCGTGACCCTGTCCTTCTTGATCCCGCTGATCGGCAACCTGGCGCTGGCGGGCATGGTGCACCGGGTGCGGCGCGCGGTGACCTCCCCGCGGATCCGGCGGCGCATCAACCTGGTGTCGGGCGGGCTGCTGATCGCGGTGGGGCTGGTGATTCCCTTCACCTGA
- a CDS encoding TetR/AcrR family transcriptional regulator, which translates to MTRAPQKRRLETRAKLLDVASAIVEEQGYSGLRVEDVVARAGVAKGTLFSHFKDKDGLLAVLIGEEVTRLLNRMEDEGTPEDVAALTARLAPHLDYVAQDRVIFDLLLRYSGTTAAEPDEVVAASFIRQVALLTGWLQTLQATGKARQDQPPGLLAEGIQGFLNHVLGVWFCAEHENGASPADALAPYLRAWLLPPG; encoded by the coding sequence ATGACACGCGCACCGCAGAAACGGCGGCTGGAAACCCGGGCAAAACTGCTGGATGTGGCGTCCGCCATCGTGGAGGAGCAGGGCTACAGCGGATTGCGGGTGGAGGATGTGGTCGCCCGTGCCGGCGTGGCCAAGGGCACCCTGTTTTCCCACTTCAAGGACAAGGACGGGCTGCTGGCGGTCCTGATCGGGGAAGAGGTGACCCGCCTGCTGAACCGGATGGAGGATGAAGGCACCCCCGAAGACGTTGCCGCCCTGACCGCCCGGCTGGCGCCGCATCTGGACTATGTGGCGCAGGACCGGGTGATCTTTGACCTTCTGCTGCGCTATTCAGGCACCACGGCAGCGGAACCGGACGAAGTGGTGGCGGCCAGCTTCATCCGCCAGGTTGCCTTGCTGACAGGCTGGCTGCAAACCCTTCAGGCTACGGGCAAGGCCCGCCAGGACCAGCCGCCCGGCCTGCTGGCAGAAGGCATCCAGGGTTTTCTCAACCATGTGCTGGGAGTGTGGTTCTGCGCCGAACACGAAAACGGCGCGTCACCTGCGGATGCGCTCGCCCCCTATCTGCGGGCCTGGCTGCTGCCGCCCGGCTAG
- a CDS encoding NAD(P)H-dependent oxidoreductase, whose amino-acid sequence MSARKIMILNGHPGQTSLSKSLCAAYQAAAEANGHQVRSHDISQMQFDMDYGQSGYKNPKPLEPDLAAFLEDLEWAEHVVMAAPLWWGAVPAKLKAVFDRALLPGRAFDTRNVNFMGLPAPMLTGKTARVLLTSDTPSLWLRLFYGNAVKKFISRQILGFVGIKPTRFTTFAPATDAPQAKVGTWLRTASGLGAKAA is encoded by the coding sequence ATGTCTGCCCGGAAAATCATGATCCTGAACGGCCACCCCGGCCAAACCTCGCTGTCAAAATCCCTGTGCGCCGCCTATCAGGCCGCGGCTGAGGCAAACGGCCATCAGGTGCGCAGCCATGACATCTCGCAGATGCAGTTCGATATGGATTACGGGCAGAGCGGGTACAAAAACCCCAAACCCCTGGAGCCGGATCTGGCCGCCTTTCTGGAAGACCTGGAGTGGGCGGAGCATGTGGTGATGGCCGCGCCGCTGTGGTGGGGGGCGGTGCCGGCCAAGCTGAAGGCGGTGTTTGACCGGGCCTTGCTGCCGGGCCGCGCATTTGACACCCGCAACGTCAATTTCATGGGCCTGCCGGCACCGATGCTGACCGGCAAGACCGCCCGTGTGCTGCTGACATCCGACACGCCTTCGCTGTGGCTGCGGCTGTTCTACGGCAACGCGGTGAAGAAATTCATCAGCCGCCAGATTCTTGGCTTTGTCGGCATCAAACCCACGCGGTTCACCACGTTTGCGCCGGCCACGGACGCGCCGCAGGCCAAGGTCGGAACCTGGCTGAGAACGGCAAGCGGGCTGGGGGCCAAAGCGGCTTGA
- the gyrB gene encoding DNA topoisomerase (ATP-hydrolyzing) subunit B, which yields MSGNEQAPAEYGADSIKVLKGLEAVRKRPGMYIGDTDDGSGLHHMVYEVVDNGIDEALAGHADHVTVKIHADSSVSVSDNGRGIPVGIHEEEGVSAAEVIMTQLHAGGKFDSNSYKVSGGLHGVGVSVVNALSDWLELRIWRDGKEHIARFERGDTVKHLEVVGDCGDRTGTEVRFMASTDTFSNLEYSFETLEKRLRELAFLNSGVRIILEDERPAEKITAELYYEGGVREFVKYLDRHKTPVMDAPVYIVGEKDDIGVEIAMWWNDSYHETVLPFTNNIPQRDGGTHVAGFRGALTRTINNYAQSSGIAKKEKVSFTGDDAREGLTCVLSVKVPDPKFSSQTKDKLVSSEVRPVVESLMGEKLAEWFEENPNQAKQIVGKIVEAALAREAARKARELTRRKTAMDVNYLAGKLKDCSEKDPSKTEVFLVEGDSAGGSAQTGRDRMTQAILPLRGKILNVERARFDRMLSSQEIGNLVMALGTGIGRDEFDISKLRYHKIVIMTDADVDGAHIRTLLLTFFYRQMPELIEGGYLYIAQPPLYKVARGKSEVYLKDQAALDDYLINQGVDGALLKLGDGSEIAGADLTRVVDEARQLKRVLDAFPTHYPRHILEQAAVAGAFVPGAVDSDLQGVADKVATRLDAIALEYERGWQGRITQDHGIRLARILRGVEEVRTLDGPMLRSGEARKTGSFTKSLQEIYGATAQLVRRDRSQLIHGPLGLLQAILEEGEKGLTLQRYKGLGEMNPDQLWETTLDPDARTLLQVRVDDMVEADDLFTKLMGDVVEPRREFIQKNALSVENLDF from the coding sequence ATGTCCGGAAACGAGCAGGCCCCCGCAGAATATGGCGCGGATTCCATCAAGGTTCTCAAAGGGTTGGAGGCAGTTCGCAAGCGCCCTGGCATGTACATCGGGGACACGGATGACGGCTCGGGCCTGCATCACATGGTGTATGAGGTCGTGGACAACGGCATCGACGAGGCGCTGGCAGGCCACGCCGACCATGTGACCGTGAAAATTCACGCCGATTCCAGCGTCTCCGTCAGCGACAACGGGCGCGGGATTCCGGTGGGCATCCACGAGGAGGAAGGCGTCTCCGCTGCCGAGGTCATCATGACCCAGCTGCACGCCGGCGGTAAGTTCGACAGCAATTCCTACAAGGTGTCCGGCGGTCTGCACGGGGTGGGCGTCTCCGTGGTGAACGCGCTGTCCGACTGGCTGGAGCTGCGCATCTGGCGCGACGGCAAGGAACACATTGCCCGGTTCGAGCGCGGCGATACCGTCAAGCATCTGGAAGTGGTCGGCGATTGCGGCGACCGGACCGGCACCGAGGTCCGGTTCATGGCGTCGACCGATACATTCTCGAATCTGGAGTACTCGTTCGAGACGCTGGAAAAACGCCTGCGTGAGCTGGCCTTCCTGAATTCCGGTGTGCGGATCATTCTGGAGGACGAACGTCCGGCGGAGAAAATCACGGCCGAACTCTACTACGAAGGCGGTGTCAGGGAGTTCGTCAAATACCTTGACCGGCACAAGACCCCGGTGATGGACGCTCCGGTATACATCGTGGGGGAAAAGGACGACATCGGCGTCGAGATCGCGATGTGGTGGAACGACAGCTATCATGAGACGGTGCTGCCCTTCACCAACAACATTCCGCAGCGCGATGGCGGCACCCATGTGGCGGGCTTCCGCGGTGCGCTGACCCGGACCATCAACAACTACGCGCAGAGTTCGGGCATCGCCAAGAAGGAGAAGGTCTCCTTCACCGGTGACGACGCCCGCGAAGGGCTGACCTGTGTTCTGTCGGTCAAGGTGCCGGATCCGAAATTCTCCAGCCAGACCAAGGACAAGCTGGTCTCCTCCGAGGTGCGCCCGGTGGTGGAGAGCCTGATGGGCGAAAAGCTGGCCGAATGGTTCGAGGAGAACCCCAACCAGGCCAAGCAGATCGTCGGCAAGATCGTCGAAGCCGCTCTGGCGCGCGAGGCCGCGCGCAAGGCGCGCGAGCTGACCCGCCGCAAGACCGCGATGGACGTGAACTACCTGGCGGGCAAGCTGAAGGACTGTTCCGAGAAAGACCCCTCCAAGACCGAAGTTTTCCTGGTCGAGGGCGACTCGGCCGGCGGCTCCGCCCAGACGGGCCGGGACCGGATGACGCAGGCGATTCTGCCCCTGCGCGGCAAGATCCTCAACGTGGAACGGGCGCGCTTCGACCGGATGCTGTCGAGCCAGGAGATCGGCAACCTAGTGATGGCGCTGGGCACCGGCATCGGCCGGGATGAGTTCGACATCTCCAAGCTGCGCTACCACAAGATCGTCATCATGACCGACGCCGACGTCGACGGCGCCCACATCCGCACGCTGCTGCTGACCTTCTTCTACCGCCAGATGCCGGAGCTGATCGAGGGCGGATACCTCTATATTGCGCAGCCGCCGCTTTATAAGGTCGCGCGCGGCAAGTCGGAGGTCTACCTCAAGGATCAGGCGGCGCTGGATGACTATCTGATCAACCAGGGCGTCGATGGCGCGTTGCTGAAACTGGGCGACGGCTCCGAGATTGCCGGCGCCGACCTCACCCGCGTGGTGGATGAGGCGCGCCAGCTCAAGCGCGTGCTGGATGCCTTCCCGACCCATTACCCGCGCCACATTCTGGAGCAGGCCGCGGTGGCCGGTGCCTTTGTGCCTGGGGCAGTGGACTCAGACCTGCAGGGGGTTGCCGACAAGGTGGCGACCCGCCTTGACGCCATCGCGCTGGAATACGAGCGCGGCTGGCAGGGCCGGATCACCCAGGACCACGGCATCCGCCTGGCCCGCATCCTGCGCGGGGTGGAGGAAGTGCGCACCCTGGACGGCCCGATGCTGCGCTCCGGCGAGGCGCGCAAGACCGGCAGCTTCACCAAGAGCCTGCAGGAAATCTATGGCGCCACCGCCCAGCTGGTGCGCCGCGACCGCAGCCAGCTCATCCACGGTCCGCTGGGCCTGCTGCAGGCGATTCTGGAGGAGGGCGAGAAGGGCCTGACCCTTCAGCGCTACAAGGGCCTGGGGGAAATGAACCCGGACCAGCTGTGGGAAACCACTCTGGACCCGGACGCCCGCACGCTGCTGCAGGTGCGCGTCGACGATATGGTCGAGGCGGATGACCTGTTCACCAAGCTGATGGGAGATGTGGTGGAACCCCGCCGGGAATTCATCCAGAAAAACGCCCTCAGCGTCGAAAATCTGGACTTCTAA
- a CDS encoding response regulator: protein MQNTTPHILVVDDHSEIRNAVTRYLEKNGLRTSVAKDAREMDAVLASSNIDLVVLDVMMPGEDGLSACKRLSHVGDVPVLLLTALGEDIDRIVGLETGADDYLAKPFNPRELLARIRAILRRTSGTASPAGRLAGKRIRFAQWILDTDRRVIVDSDGRETSLTSADFKLLVVMLERSRMVLSREQLMELTSGRAAAPLDRTIDNQISRLRRKIEQDLLRPCLITTYRNGGYCLAADVEVLDK, encoded by the coding sequence ATGCAAAACACTACGCCACATATCTTGGTCGTTGATGACCATAGCGAGATTCGGAATGCAGTTACCCGGTATCTCGAAAAGAATGGTCTGCGAACATCGGTCGCGAAGGATGCAAGAGAAATGGATGCTGTCTTGGCATCCAGCAACATTGATCTTGTGGTATTGGATGTGATGATGCCTGGCGAGGACGGTCTTTCTGCGTGCAAACGGCTGTCTCATGTTGGCGATGTTCCGGTTCTGTTGCTGACGGCTCTCGGCGAGGACATTGACCGGATTGTCGGCCTGGAAACCGGCGCGGATGACTATCTAGCCAAACCGTTCAATCCGCGCGAATTGCTGGCGCGCATTCGAGCCATTCTGCGCAGAACATCCGGCACGGCGTCTCCGGCGGGCAGGCTTGCCGGAAAGCGCATCCGGTTCGCGCAATGGATTCTGGACACCGACCGGCGCGTGATCGTGGATAGCGACGGTCGAGAAACCAGTCTGACCAGCGCTGATTTCAAGCTTCTTGTCGTGATGTTGGAGCGGTCTCGAATGGTGTTGAGCCGCGAGCAACTCATGGAATTGACATCTGGCCGGGCAGCGGCTCCGCTAGACAGGACAATCGATAACCAGATCAGTCGCCTAAGGCGCAAGATTGAGCAGGACCTTCTGCGCCCGTGCCTCATCACGACCTATCGAAACGGGGGGTATTGCCTCGCAGCAGATGTAGAGGTTTTGGACAAGTGA
- a CDS encoding ATP-binding protein, with amino-acid sequence MQIVGLVLVALVIAQAITLVLLEDQRNLAVRAAIGDEATGRAVNVVRLIEKAPESLRGQIVNAANSPLVQFEIGTIPVVDHASHDAKGATEARVRALLDEDFSREVRAELHEIDSSALPFTYLEPKMAEQHREMMRGQLLAVEMQLSIALSGGDWLNVSTRFERPPFQWPQFAALSFGLSAGFILLALFWYFLARVTGPLRLLADAAEKLGPEQCGPVLPTAGPREVRELIQAFNRMQNRIVRLVAERTRMLAAMGHDLRSPLTAMRVRSEMVEDEETRDSLIASIEEMQHMVEETLSFARGLADAEPRQDVDLGTFLEALRESMPEGFTLAQGDCVQVRVRPNAMRRALRNVIENAQRYSGGAEVSYAAVAETVIIRVCDRGPGIPESELERVFDPFMRLEASRSRDTGGHGLGLSIARSILRGHGGDIVLSNRSSGGLCASLMLPLGA; translated from the coding sequence TTGCAAATCGTCGGGCTGGTCTTGGTGGCACTTGTGATTGCACAAGCCATTACGCTTGTTCTGCTGGAAGACCAAAGAAACCTTGCTGTGCGAGCAGCAATTGGCGACGAGGCTACCGGCAGGGCAGTGAATGTCGTGAGGCTGATAGAAAAAGCACCGGAAAGCCTGCGCGGGCAGATTGTAAACGCGGCTAATTCTCCCTTGGTGCAATTCGAGATTGGCACCATTCCTGTAGTCGACCATGCATCTCATGATGCGAAAGGGGCCACCGAAGCAAGGGTACGTGCCCTGCTTGACGAAGATTTCAGCCGTGAAGTACGGGCTGAATTACACGAGATAGACAGTTCAGCGCTGCCGTTCACCTATCTTGAGCCAAAGATGGCGGAACAGCACAGGGAAATGATGCGCGGTCAATTGCTTGCGGTCGAAATGCAGCTTTCGATTGCTCTTTCAGGAGGTGACTGGCTTAACGTCTCGACACGGTTTGAACGGCCTCCTTTTCAATGGCCGCAATTTGCTGCTCTATCTTTCGGGTTAAGCGCGGGTTTCATACTGCTCGCACTGTTCTGGTACTTCCTCGCGCGGGTCACGGGGCCCTTGCGGCTATTGGCGGATGCTGCCGAGAAGCTTGGTCCGGAACAATGCGGACCCGTGCTTCCCACAGCAGGACCGCGCGAGGTAAGGGAGTTAATCCAAGCCTTTAATCGAATGCAGAACCGGATTGTCAGGCTAGTAGCGGAACGGACCCGCATGCTTGCGGCGATGGGGCATGACCTGCGCTCACCGCTCACAGCAATGCGTGTACGGAGTGAGATGGTCGAGGATGAAGAGACCCGCGATAGCCTCATAGCTTCAATTGAGGAAATGCAGCATATGGTCGAGGAAACGTTGTCCTTTGCGCGTGGATTGGCGGATGCCGAACCACGGCAAGACGTTGATTTAGGAACGTTTCTCGAAGCTCTGCGCGAGAGTATGCCGGAAGGTTTCACCTTGGCCCAAGGAGATTGTGTGCAGGTACGGGTTCGCCCGAATGCAATGCGGCGTGCCTTGCGAAATGTGATCGAAAATGCCCAGCGATACAGCGGAGGCGCAGAGGTCAGCTACGCAGCAGTGGCCGAAACCGTCATCATCCGGGTCTGCGACCGAGGGCCCGGCATTCCTGAATCTGAGTTGGAGCGCGTGTTCGATCCATTCATGCGTCTGGAGGCTTCGCGCTCGCGCGATACCGGCGGACACGGACTGGGCCTGTCAATCGCGCGCAGCATTTTGCGTGGGCATGGCGGTGACATTGTGCTGAGCAATCGCTCAAGCGGGGGGCTTTGTGCTAGCCTGATGCTGCCACTGGGAGCATGA
- a CDS encoding c-type cytochrome has protein sequence MSKFSLVTFAVVLAAVLFLVWTSLETGGQPKSLTPLDVTGLEKPSAIAEVTLPAQLSENAQIGERVFEAKCAVCHGRNAAGQNGVAPPLVHSIYRPGHHADAAFLIAARNGVRAHHWKFGNMPPVEGVTDGEVRLVTQYIRELQRANGID, from the coding sequence ATGAGCAAGTTTAGTCTGGTGACTTTCGCAGTGGTTTTGGCAGCTGTTCTCTTTCTTGTTTGGACTAGCCTTGAGACCGGGGGGCAACCGAAATCGCTGACACCGCTGGATGTAACTGGGCTGGAAAAGCCATCCGCCATTGCTGAAGTTACCTTGCCCGCTCAACTGTCTGAAAACGCCCAAATTGGAGAGCGGGTTTTCGAGGCGAAATGTGCGGTGTGTCACGGCCGGAATGCAGCTGGTCAGAACGGTGTGGCACCGCCCTTGGTGCATTCGATCTACCGCCCTGGCCACCACGCCGACGCGGCCTTTCTGATTGCCGCCCGGAATGGGGTGAGGGCGCATCATTGGAAGTTCGGAAATATGCCACCGGTTGAGGGGGTCACCGATGGAGAAGTGCGTTTAGTCACCCAGTATATCCGCGAATTGCAACGGGCTAACGGGATCGATTGA
- a CDS encoding multicopper oxidase family protein, with amino-acid sequence MLSRRSFLSASGGTVALMALPATAIRAEAAVAKLIARENAVQLLPSSYPETTVWGYGGQAPGAEIRVLQGDRIQRQFVNQLPKASSVHWHGLRAENAMDGVSGLTQDAVLPGENFEYDLLAEDAGTFWYHSHNRSAEQVARGLHGPLIVDEPAPPDVDRDVTLMLDDWRIDPETGQITLDFDAPHDLSHGGRLGNFISTNGEAAYQLPVKRNERLRLRIVNAANARLFTLGLQGLDGWLMAYDGMPVPSPEPVPETLTLGPGQRVDLFVDVIAEEGEEALLGRIDQSKGYVQASFPVSGSASANRRPAPAPLPPNRAPDLTGLADAAILRLEMSGGAMGGMREAIWKGSSRNAGELMENGQFWAFNGLVGMTETPLARLSLGQVARMTVVNGTVFPHAMHLHGMHFRVLAKDGTPGPLRDTLLTLRGESHEIVFAADNPGRWAFHCHMLSHAASGMMTWIEVTR; translated from the coding sequence ATGTTGAGCAGACGTTCCTTTCTATCGGCATCGGGCGGCACGGTCGCTCTGATGGCGTTGCCCGCAACGGCGATACGCGCCGAGGCTGCGGTGGCCAAGCTGATTGCGCGGGAGAATGCGGTGCAATTGCTGCCTTCGAGCTATCCGGAAACAACGGTTTGGGGTTATGGCGGTCAAGCACCGGGGGCGGAGATTAGGGTACTTCAGGGTGACCGGATCCAGCGCCAGTTCGTCAACCAATTGCCGAAGGCCAGCTCAGTCCACTGGCACGGGCTGCGTGCGGAAAACGCTATGGACGGTGTATCGGGCCTGACACAGGACGCTGTCCTTCCGGGTGAGAACTTCGAATATGATCTGCTGGCAGAAGACGCCGGAACCTTCTGGTATCACTCGCACAACCGCTCGGCCGAGCAGGTGGCGCGCGGGCTTCACGGTCCGCTGATCGTCGACGAACCGGCGCCGCCGGACGTGGATCGCGATGTGACGCTGATGTTGGACGACTGGCGGATCGACCCCGAGACCGGCCAAATCACCCTGGACTTCGATGCCCCGCATGATCTGTCGCATGGCGGGCGCCTGGGCAATTTCATCTCGACCAATGGCGAGGCCGCATATCAGCTCCCGGTCAAGCGGAACGAGCGGCTGCGCCTGCGCATCGTGAACGCGGCCAATGCCCGGCTGTTCACGCTTGGCCTCCAGGGGCTTGACGGTTGGCTGATGGCCTATGACGGGATGCCGGTACCAAGCCCCGAGCCGGTGCCGGAGACGCTCACCCTGGGTCCCGGTCAGCGGGTGGATTTATTCGTGGATGTCATCGCAGAAGAGGGCGAGGAGGCATTGCTGGGGCGCATTGACCAGAGCAAAGGTTACGTTCAGGCGTCCTTTCCGGTCTCGGGCAGCGCCAGCGCCAATCGCCGCCCCGCGCCCGCGCCGCTGCCGCCCAACCGGGCACCGGACCTGACCGGTCTGGCCGATGCCGCGATCCTGCGGCTGGAGATGAGCGGCGGTGCCATGGGCGGCATGCGCGAGGCCATCTGGAAAGGTTCCAGCCGCAACGCGGGCGAACTGATGGAGAACGGGCAATTCTGGGCTTTTAACGGGCTTGTAGGAATGACCGAGACACCGCTGGCACGCCTGTCGCTTGGCCAGGTCGCGCGCATGACCGTGGTCAACGGAACCGTCTTTCCTCATGCGATGCACCTGCACGGGATGCACTTCCGGGTGCTCGCCAAGGACGGCACCCCCGGACCGTTGCGGGACACGCTGTTGACCCTGCGTGGGGAAAGCCATGAGATTGTCTTTGCCGCCGACAACCCGGGCCGCTGGGCCTTTCATTGCCACATGCTCAGCCACGCGGCATCTGGCATGATGACCTGGATCGAGGTGACGAGATGA
- a CDS encoding DsbA family protein, with translation MTRTKTIVLWASLSAMPLIAQANERSADEIKALVYEAILERPEIILQAVEQLQQAEEAEQAASARAALTESRNNLFNDPNAPVLGNPEGDVTVVEFFDYNCPYCRRAMAEVQGLLDADQNVRLVYREWPILGEGSDFAARAALAARQQGKYEALHWALMGMSGKANEISVLRIAREVGLDIDQLKRDMEAPEVAAHIAQSMALAQKLGFNGTPSFVIEDALVPGFVEQSQLQSVVDSARGAASD, from the coding sequence ATGACACGAACCAAGACGATAGTCCTCTGGGCCAGCCTTTCTGCGATGCCCTTGATCGCCCAGGCAAATGAACGCAGCGCTGACGAGATCAAGGCGCTGGTTTATGAGGCGATCCTGGAGCGCCCTGAGATCATCCTGCAAGCGGTCGAACAACTGCAACAGGCTGAAGAGGCAGAGCAAGCCGCATCGGCACGTGCGGCCCTGACCGAAAGCCGCAACAATCTGTTTAATGATCCCAACGCGCCGGTTCTGGGTAATCCAGAGGGTGATGTGACCGTTGTAGAGTTCTTTGACTACAACTGCCCGTATTGCCGCCGCGCCATGGCCGAGGTTCAGGGGCTGCTTGATGCCGATCAGAATGTTCGGCTGGTCTACCGCGAATGGCCGATCCTGGGAGAAGGATCCGATTTCGCAGCCCGCGCCGCGTTGGCGGCGCGCCAGCAAGGTAAATACGAGGCGTTGCACTGGGCGCTGATGGGAATGTCTGGCAAGGCGAACGAGATCAGCGTTTTGCGGATCGCGCGCGAAGTCGGGCTTGATATCGATCAGCTGAAACGCGACATGGAGGCCCCCGAGGTCGCTGCCCATATCGCGCAGTCCATGGCGCTTGCGCAGAAGCTTGGGTTCAATGGCACCCCGTCATTTGTCATCGAGGACGCTTTGGTGCCCGGTTTCGTCGAGCAGTCGCAACTGCAGTCAGTGGTTGATAGCGCACGCGGCGCTGCGAGCGATTAA